The Methanocorpusculum vombati genomic interval CTCGACACGTCCTACCGGGACAGTTCCGATACCGGAGATGGTGTACACATCCTGAATCGGAAGTCTGAGCGGCTTGTCAGTCGGCATGTCCGGCTGCTTGAAGTCGTCAAGTGCTGCAAGAAGGACCGGGCCCTTGTACCACGGGGTGTTCGGGGACGGGGTCTTGATGTTGTCACCGGCGAATGCACTGATTGGGATGAACGGCGTCTCAGCCGGCTTGAATCCGACGGATGCAATGAGCTTGGACATCTTGTCTTTTGCTTCGTTGTACTTCTCTTCGGAGTACTGGACTGCGTCCATCTTGTTGATTGCAACGATGATCTGGTTGATACCAAGAGTCTTGGACAGGAAAACGTGTTCCTTGGTCTGCTCCATCGGGCCTTCGGTTCCGGAGACGACGATGATTGCTGCATCAGCCTGGGATGCACCGGTGATCATGTTCTTGACGAAGTCACGGTGACCTGGGCAGTCCACGACGGTAAAAGAGTACTTCGGAGTCTCGAATTTCTTGTGGGCGATATCAATGGTGATACCTCTCTCACGCTCTTCCTTGAGGGAGTCCATTACCCAGGCGAACTCGAAGGTTCCCTTACCCTTGGATTCTGCTTCTTTCTTGTATGCGTCAAGAATGTGCTGCTGTACGACACCGGTCTCAAAAAGGATACGACCGACAGTGGTGGACTTACCGTGGTCAATGTGACCGATAACGGCAAGGTTCATGTGGGGCTTTTCTGCTGCCATAGTAATTTATCTCCACTTTGACTCATTGATAGGCACCATGCAGGGCACGATACCTGTCTCAATACGAGTATAACAGATTCGATGTAGAACCATATAAAATAATCTGTGAACCGGGACTGGATTCTGTCCGGACCGGGAAACAAGATATCGATAGACTAATACGGATTTGAGGCAGTATTCTGAGTTATGAAGACGTTGCCGCTTAATAGGAAACCAAACGGAAAAGCAACCGTTCTGTGTCAGGACAAGGAAGTATCCGTGCACAGCAGCTGTGTTTTCTGCGCGCACTGCGCAGGTATCCGGGTAAACCGCCGCGTGACGCCGAATCCGTACGCGCAGGCATTCCGCGGATCCAAAGGCGGCCTTCCCCTGGATCAGCAGCTTATGGAAGGCATGATGCTGTTTAATACGGTTATTGAGGATGCAAACGCGACCGATATTGAGTGTTCGGATGATGCCGGATGCGGTTTTGTCACGCTCACGCGCAGACGCTGAAGAGCAGGGCCGAGACTACCGCGACGGCAGCGCGGGCAATTTCATTGCCCGCGCCGGTGACGTCGCCGTTGACGCCGCCGAAACATCTGCGCGCAACCGACCACAGAACAAGAAACACCAGTACTGCCGCAAGGAATCCTGCGGCAACAATGATTTTTTCCGGAAACAGGAGAAGCGGGAGAGCGAGAATGCAGGTGTACACCGCGAACCGCCGCTTTGAGTGTTCGTAAATATAGCTCTGAATGCCTTCGTGGAAGGGTTTTCCCAGAGCCGAGAAGAGCCCCATTACCATTTTGCCGAAGACTTCGCCGCAGAGAACCGCGGCGGCAATCCAGAGGGGCGGCAGTGAAGCGAGACCTGCGAAGGTGATGAGGACAATTGTTATGCCAAGGGCAAGCGCACCCGCACCGGTCGTCCGGTCGGTCATTGCCGTAATCCGTTTTTCGCGGCTGCCGTGCGCCATGAGGCCGTCGCCGAGGTCAAGCAGTCCGTCGAAGTGGTTTGCACCCGTGATGAGGATCACAAGGGCGAGCGTGAGCGCGGCGGTCACAAGGGTGCCGGTGTACCCGAAGTACCAGGCGAGAAGTCCCGGCAGTGCGGCAACCGCGCCGGTCACGTATCCTGCAAGGGGATAGAGCCAGCTGTGCTGCGCGAACCGATCGAAGTCTGCGGGTTTTCCCAGGGGAAGGATGGTGGTAAACTGCAGCAGGGCACGGACCGATTTCATATCTATTATTCCTTGTCAGTCCAAATAGATATAGAACCATGCCTTTTGTATCAGCACGAGCAGACTTCGAACCTGAAGCCCCGATGTTTGCACTCATCCTTGCAAACAGTCTTGTATCGACGATTCCCGGTGTTTCCGGTGCCGGGGAAAGCCCGGAAAAGAGTCTGCTGGTTCCGCCGTTGGATGCGGAGCTGATCCTCAACGGGGAACTGTCCGCCGAGGGGGTTACGCCGAATACACCGACCGGCTGCCCGACACCGGCGGTTCTGACGCTTGCGATGATGGATCTTATCGGGATGCATCCGCTGATGATTGCGGCGGGTATTGAGTCGGAGATTTCTGTTCCGTATCTGAATCTCGGCGGAAAAACCGGCGGCGATCCGCGGGAGGGGAATGCGGTTCCCGAGGCCCGGATACTGTATGAACGGGGAGTAAAAGCGGGGGAGTATCTGTCCCAGACCTGCGATATGCTGGTGCTTGGGGAGTGTCTGCCGGGCGGGACGACGACGGCTCTGTGTGTTCTGCGCGCGCTCGGGTATGCGGCGAAGGTCAGCAGTTGTCTGGTGGATAATCCGGTGACGCAGAAGGAGCAGATTGCCGCCGAAGCGCTCGCCTGTGTTGCGGAGGCCGGTAGTTCCGATCCACTCGATATTGTTGCGATGATCGGCGATCCCATGATTCCGGTTGCGGCAGGTATTGCCGAAGGGTATTCCGGGAAGCTTCTTCTCGCCGGAGGAACGCAGATGCTTGCGGCTGCGGCGGTTATCCGGGCGCTCGGGAATGCGGTGCCGGATGTGGTGACCACTTCGTATGTGTATAACGATGCGACGGCGACGTTCCGGGAGACTGCGGCGGCAATTGGGTGCGACGCGTACTACGTGGATCCTGAATTTGACACGCTCGGCCATGCGGGACTTGCCCGCTATGCGGAAGGCGAGATCAAGGAGGGGTCGGGTGCCGGAGGTGCGATGTTCCTCGCAAGTCTTCTCGGTTACACGCCGGAGCAGATCCGGGCCGCAATTAAGAATCATATCGACGCATACGAATGAGCGATGAACGAAGCTGAGAGAA includes:
- the tuf gene encoding translation elongation factor EF-1 subunit alpha codes for the protein MAAEKPHMNLAVIGHIDHGKSTTVGRILFETGVVQQHILDAYKKEAESKGKGTFEFAWVMDSLKEERERGITIDIAHKKFETPKYSFTVVDCPGHRDFVKNMITGASQADAAIIVVSGTEGPMEQTKEHVFLSKTLGINQIIVAINKMDAVQYSEEKYNEAKDKMSKLIASVGFKPAETPFIPISAFAGDNIKTPSPNTPWYKGPVLLAALDDFKQPDMPTDKPLRLPIQDVYTISGIGTVPVGRVETGVMKKGMKVSFMPANVEGEVKSIEMHHEEIPQALPGDNVGFNVRGIAKNDVRRGDVCGPVENPPTVAEEFQAQIVVLQHPSVLSVGYTPVFHCHTSQTACMFISLDKKLDPRSGQVKEENPAFLKAGDAAICTIQPTRPLVIEKAKELPQLGRFAVRDMGMTVAAGLVLNVKAKQMR
- the cobT gene encoding nicotinate mononucleotide-dependent phosphoribosyltransferase CobT, with protein sequence MPFVSARADFEPEAPMFALILANSLVSTIPGVSGAGESPEKSLLVPPLDAELILNGELSAEGVTPNTPTGCPTPAVLTLAMMDLIGMHPLMIAAGIESEISVPYLNLGGKTGGDPREGNAVPEARILYERGVKAGEYLSQTCDMLVLGECLPGGTTTALCVLRALGYAAKVSSCLVDNPVTQKEQIAAEALACVAEAGSSDPLDIVAMIGDPMIPVAAGIAEGYSGKLLLAGGTQMLAAAAVIRALGNAVPDVVTTSYVYNDATATFRETAAAIGCDAYYVDPEFDTLGHAGLARYAEGEIKEGSGAGGAMFLASLLGYTPEQIRAAIKNHIDAYE
- the cobS gene encoding adenosylcobinamide-GDP ribazoletransferase, producing MKSVRALLQFTTILPLGKPADFDRFAQHSWLYPLAGYVTGAVAALPGLLAWYFGYTGTLVTAALTLALVILITGANHFDGLLDLGDGLMAHGSREKRITAMTDRTTGAGALALGITIVLITFAGLASLPPLWIAAAVLCGEVFGKMVMGLFSALGKPFHEGIQSYIYEHSKRRFAVYTCILALPLLLFPEKIIVAAGFLAAVLVFLVLWSVARRCFGGVNGDVTGAGNEIARAAVAVVSALLFSVCA